The Scylla paramamosain isolate STU-SP2022 unplaced genomic scaffold, ASM3559412v1 Contig56, whole genome shotgun sequence genome contains the following window.
tatatcgtttttatttttttcagttttttcagttttcttgtctcaactgaatatttgtttgtttgtttgtatatgcatgtatgtttgtcctcttcttcctcttcctctttctttcatctagacctcctcttctctcttcccatctcttcctcctcctagcccaaccaagcctaattctctctctctctctctctctctctctctctctctctctctctctctctctctctctctctctctctctctctctctctcacagacagacagacctcgATGACAGCGTGGTGAGCGAGGAGGGGGAGTCAACCAGCAGAGTAGGGGAGCATGACCCCTACTTTGAACCTGTGGTGACCTTGCTGGAGGTCTTCGTGGTTAGTGAtgatgaccaggaggaggaaatgataagactGAGTttcgaggtcaggtcaggttggtaatggtgtttttattattattattattattattattattattattattattattattattatttttgtgagctttttattggtttattattttattgagaaatgttgttggtagttttgctgtttcttgttgttaggtgaggtgaggtcagtTCAAGTACTGATGgtaattttgctgttttatcattgttaggtaaggtcaggttttcttattgcaggtaaatagttattattattattattattattattattattattattattattattattattattattattattactattattttctttcaatctatgttttctttcttacttacctccccctcctcctcctcctcctcctcctccctcctcctcctcctcctcctcctcctcctcctcctcctcctcctcctcctcctctccttgttcttcacataacttctcttcattttattaacctaacctaacatgcagACAGTGCCAGCCTAACGTAACCCCCCCCCACCTGCAGGCAGTACAAGCTGTTTCATTATCACACCTCTGAGTCGCCCCCACAGTGGAAGGAACGGGGCATGGGGGCCATTAACATTCTGAGGAACAAGCAGAAGAAGGCTGTaagtggttgggttaggtttgtgtgtgtgtgtgtgtgtgtgtgtgtgtgtgtgtgtgtgtgtgtgtgtgtgtgtgtgtgtgtgtgtgtgtgtgtgtgttgactgggCTGCCTCATGTGGGATTACCAGCCTGAtatggtgacagacagacaagcagacagacagacagacagatagattatcactatattattatcagtcattaattcaaatagatagattattattattgttattataattttatcaccagccattaattctctccttatttttcaggtGGAGTTTGTTCAGCGGCAGAATTAATGCCAGTGGCTGAGTTCAGATcctccaagacacacacacacaccacacacacacagcagcccctccacctccccacagCCCTCCACAGCCCCTGACACAGCATCTAACACAGCCCCTTCACAGAACACCACATACCTcacacatacataagaacataagaacataagaaataagggaagctgcaagaagcgaccaagcttacatgtggcagtccctgtatgaaatatacctacctatttccatctgttatccccatccataaacttgtctaatcttctcttaaagctctctagtgtcctagcactaacaacatgattactgagtctcttccactcatctaccactctttttgagaacaaattttttcctatctccatcctaaacccaaatttttcaagcttgtacccattatttcttgttctaccctggttgctgatcctaagaattttgtctacatcccccttgttataacccttataccactcaaagacttctatcaggtcccctcttaacctacgtatctctaaagaatgtaaatttaacagcttcaacctcgcctcgtaaggaatactcctcatcccctgtatccttttagtcattctcctctgtactgattctaatagacctatatctttcctgtaatgtggggaccagaactgcacagcgtagtcaagatgaggtctgaccagcgccaagtataactttaatactacttccggccttctacttttaacactcctaaaaatcacacacaccacaggagcCTCACAAACAGTCTCACAGCCTTCACAAGCAgccccacactccaccacagacacaccagacccacagcccttcacctcacccacttCCCAGCCCCCCACAGCCCCCCAGCCACCACaaatgaagtgaaaggaagggactgtggcttcacccagccagccaggacaGCCTACAGAGAGGGGGTAGTCCCAGTCAAGTCACAAAATATAGGCTTGGTTCTTCCTACAGTTTGAAGTCAATGGTTGGACAggttctctttgtttacttgttattgtttttttttctttccattttctctctctctctctctctctctctctctctctctctctctctctctctctctctctctctctctctctctctctctctctctctctctctctctctctctctctctctctctctctctctctctctctctgtgcccttcactattgttaggtaataattgcagtaacagcagtagtcatagttattattgtatatttttttagcaCTCCAGAacagtgtagcagtagtagtagtagtagtagtagtagtagttggcagGAATTAAGTACAGTATTAAATATATTCTGATCTTGATTTGTGTTGCAGGCCAGACAGCTTAGTGGCAGAGCTGCAGGTGGCCCTCGTCAGCTTCCTGGTGGCACAGGTGTAGGACAGCTGGGAGCAGTGGAGGTGCCTGGTGGAGCAGCTGTGCCGGGCAgaggggctgctgctgctgctgctgctgctgctgctgctggagagagCCACACTTGTATGGTAAGCTTCTCTCAGTTCTTCTCTAACAGGTtaatgaggttgttgttgtcgttgttgttgatgtattttttttttatgtttttctctatataaaattggtctctctctctctctctctctctctctctctctctctctctctctctctctctctctctctctctctctctctctctctctctctctctctctctctctctctcaagttagcttagtggtagtggtagtaataacagtaggagtagtagcattagtagtagcaggaacACCATACACTTAACACTCCCAACTCTCCCTTCCAGAccctagtagtagcagcagcagtagtagtattaacactaaccactcattatttctctggtgatcttctggctttccttactgagtcttggtcatcctcttttagagattttggtgaaacttttgctgttgccttggacatatcaaaagcttttgatagtctggcacaaagctttgatttccaaactaccctcctacggcttctatccttctctctgtaacttcatctcaagtttcctttctgaccattctattgatgctgtggtagacggtcactattcttctcctaaatctattaacagtggtgttcctcagggttctgtcctgtcacccacttttcctattattcatcagtgactttctaaaaccaaacttgttgtcctatccactcctatactgatgataccaccccgcacttatccatgtcttttcatagacatccaacccttcaggaagtaaacagttcacgcagggaagccacagaacacctcacttctgatctctcaaaaatttctgactggggcagaccaAACTAGTTATTGTTTGCTgtctaaaaaaaatcaattcttccatctatcaactcgacacaaccttccagacaactatcccctcttcttcaatgacactcagctgtccccctcttctacactgccacactcccctGCCTGTTTTCCCTTGGTACAAGCTTCTCATGTGATGGCTCACCCATAATTTTCCTCATATAATGAGTCCTGGCAAGCTTgacagtgaagaaaagtgttgtGATGGTATTTGTTCAAGAAGGGATCAGTAAttgtgagacaggaaggaagatggcaaattcagaagcAGCCGTCACCCGGGTGGTGGACGGAGGCCGCTCACCCCCAGTCATCCTGCAGCTCACAGGTCTCTTCTGACCAGGAGAAAGATGGCGTGGCAATTAAGTGTTCACTGTGGCAATTAAGTGTTCCtgtatctgtcttcctttttttcccttagccTTTCTCTCAGGAGTGGCAGCTGTGCCCAGCACTAGTGTAGCCCTGGCCAACTGTGTCACGGCTGTCTTTgatctccctgtcttccttccagcCCCACAGTTACTGACCTTGACTCAAACACCATCACGGCACTCTCTTCCCTGTTAAACTTGCCGGGATCCATTGTAATGTAAGGGGTATTGAATGTGAGCGATGAAACGAGAAGGTAGTGGCAAGGGGGAAAAAGTACAGGGGAGCGCAGGAGAGACACCTCTCTCCACTGTGCCTGACAAGTCTCTCAGTGATTGAAAGACTGAGCATAACATCTTCAGGGCAcgtgagttgccatgtatgacaatttggcactttttccatgtcttcttatttGAGTAGACATATCATATCTTGTCATAATGAAAAGTCTAGTTTATCCTGTATGTGGAGACCTTCAAGTTACAATACACCCCACTGCTTTAAGAGTTAAATGTACATGTCAATGTTTTCTGTCGTGCCTTCTTTGCTGTGTAATGTTGTGGTGAAACGGTTAAATTCTGGACAGAGTTGTGAGTCATGCAGCAGGAGTATAGATGTGTGTCTTCCCCACAGGTGGTAAcacggagaggaagtggaagaaacctTGGGACGCTCCCATAACTCAGGAGCAAGAAATACACCTTACTGGAAACCTTGTGACTGACAGGTGGCAGTGACTGCAGGAACCAATTCAGGTGAacactgtgttttgttgctaCACTTGAGAATCCTCTATCCTAAATTTAAAAATCTAAGTTTTTAATTGTCATGTCTTGTCATGTTTTTGTCCCACCAAAAAATTGATTACTAGAGCTTGATTTACTGCCATGGGAGGTATCAGAAATTGGCAagttgtcattaaaaaaaaactggggaaaTCTAAAATATGCACCACTTTCATTCACTCCCAACAATTTTGGATAAGGAATCCTCAACTGTATGTAATCAGAGTATTGTTGAGAGTcatggtgtgtgtatgaatccttatgtatgtatgtgcaggaTAAGAGGGAGGTGGTTAATAAGATTAGTAAATTAGGCATGCTCTtaccaagattagaagagcagtaagtgtgaaaatagtggtacaggATTGCAAGAGAGGCAGTGTGTGGGCTGGGTAAGTGCACTTGTGGTGCTTTTGTTAAGAGTGACCGGGATGGATGAGTGTTaccggtgtggtgtgttgtggagagTTACTGAAGAGGGTTAGAAGGAATGGTCTGCAGTGATCAgtgtgaaataagaggagaggatgcgTTGCTTGAGTTTTTGTTGTGAGATGTGCACGTGAAAGGTGTTTAGTGAAAAAATAAGGTTTTTTGGGGAATTTATggatatagaaagataaatagatatgaatTGTGGGGTGTTTCAGGATTGTTTGGGCCAGGTGATGGGCTGTTCAAGGGAGTGAAAAGTTTGTGAAAAGTAAAATGCTGGCATTTGAGTTATAgaattagtgtgtatgtgtgatataAGTTCATGTCTTAGTAACTTTCCATCTTCCCCAAGTTGCATTACTCTTTTGCAgatgtctgtcttgtgttggcgAACGTCCTGTCTGCAGTCAGGCCAGTAGTGCCATGTCGCAGGGCGTGACATCAGGTGAAGAGCCAAATGGAGAGTGTCTGCAGCCAGTACTGGGTGTGCTGATGCTGTACAAGTGTCGAGCCAGGTGCCACAGCACATGTCAGCTGACTCCACCAGGGTAGTCTCTCTAGTCCAGGATGCACTGCTGTGTACGACTTGTATGTCTttgctaataaataaatatttgtgactattcttattatatatgtgaaataaatatatagtttgCTAACAGTGTGGTATaatagtgtaaaaataaatatttgataATTCATGCATGCcccaaaggtaaaaaaaaaaaaaaaaaacaggattgtgCCCTCTAAACTTTTAAGATACCACTTGCACATAGAAGCCCCGTCGCAGCGACTCCAGTGTCGGCTGGGATGGGGCTTCTATGTGCAAATGGTATCTTAAACTTAGGATTGGCTAAGTTTAGTAGCCaatcctgacttttttttttttttttacctcgggGGCATGACCTGTACTCCCAGAAAGACTTTGCCAAAGATATTATTGACATGGCATAAATAactatcattgtttttttttaccttgaggGCATGACCTGTACTACCAGAAAGACTATTTGCCAAAGATATTATTGACATGGCATAAATAACTATCATTATGTTCAAGATGGTATACtgaatgtttattgttttaatgtgaatgttaagtgaataaatacacaacaataatataaacatggcactttttttccttattactgaAGTGCTGGAATGTACAAAACTTATCCCAAGCctgaatgaaggtggtggtggtggttgttgagtacagaagagagggacttgctacattcttccttcccagacTGGAGTGGACTGGAGAACTCTTGCAGCAGGGCCTGGGAGCAACAACACTTGCCAATTCTTATGTCCTTGCGTCAACTTGAGTGAGGAGCAACCTCTTCTTTGTGAAACTGCCTGCAGCTCTCGTGCCTCCACAAGTGTTGAAGGTTGCCTGTTGGTCCTGCCATGACTTGAAGGGAATTTTACGTGTTCTTCCTGCTTGAAATTCTTGACACACTCTTCTTACTGCAACTTGACTCTTCCCTGATTGCTTTGTCCCAACGATACTTAATACCTCTTGTGGGGCTTGAAGGTGGTAACGCTCTGCCTCTTTTCCTGGTGAAGCTTGACTCCCTGACTCCCTGATTGCAATGGAGTACATTGGGCCTGGCGTGACAACACTGTTTAATAACCAGGTGCTGGTAGAGATTCCTGTGGGCTGTTCATGGGATGATGAAGTGGAAGCTGCACACTTCACACCTACAAGGAAAACAGACCATTAGTTCCTAGATACATGAAgcttgttgtatgtgttgtgattccttgtaatgtgtttgataaCTGATTCCCTACAAAACTAAGACTACACAAGATATATGatgggaaaatggaggaagccTGACAAGCACTGCATGGTATGGGAACTGTGCTGAGATTTAATATGAAATATGGCTAAATTCCATACTGTCATATTCAAgaaacaaaaattgaaagaaaggaaagcaccgGGTAGAGAAAATCTGAAAAGTACGGCAGTATAACGTTTGAAGCTGAGAAATGCGCGTTTGATAAATACGTCCCTATTATAATTTAAAGGCAAAAATTTGAAGGATGATGCAGAGTAGAAGAAAACACCAGATAGAAGAAATTTGCATGGCATCACAGATATTTCAATGGCATGATAGTTAATACACAAGTTTGAAAGATGAACTTGATTAAATATTTCTGTATATCTGCGCTCATgaagaacacaaataaaaaacttaCAATTTGAAAAGAAGAGTCATTTTAAACTTTGATCCGTaccttttaagtttattaattttattcatagtCAGTTTATGGTTCCAGAGAAACAACAATTTCAAATCTAGCCTATCTTTTTGAAACCCACTGTATAATGAACACGTCATATAAGGGAAAGAATTTTGTAGCCAAATACATGAGGAAAtattatacaagaaaatatttatcagatgaataacaaattaggaaaaaaaatatttgaaatagtCCAACTTTGAGGTgaactggataaaaaaaaaataaataaataaataaataaaaaaataaataaataagtagtttGATAGAACAAAGCAGTATTAGAAAAGTCTAATGCAAATTTAGAATggaaatgtgcgtgtgtgtgtgtgtgtgtgtttgagaagggGTTATGTCTTTTTGAGTGCATGACCATTGTTTTGGCTGCCTGACTAGGTTTTTGAGTGTCACCagatttttgagtgcatcaccagttttttgagtgcatcaccaattttttttaatgcatcaccagtttttttaagttcatcaCCAGTATTTTGAGTGCCACCAGTTTTCTTGtgccaccagtttttttttttttttttttttttgagtgtcatCAGTATTTTCTGCatgagagtgcgtgggtgtgcataCAGCGTTATTaaaggtaggtaagtaggtaggtgtgtgtgtgtgtgtgtgtgtgataatgaataaaggaaaataatgaccaaTCGTAGTTAACAAGCCAACTGCTACTCAGCACAGCGAATAAGCAGAGGGACCACAAAATAGCAGCCACGGACACACCAATCCAACATGATTTTACGtgcttatataatataatctCAAATTCACTTCCTTAATTATCACCTCAGTAAGCTTAATTAGACGTCAATCACCTGGACAAACAAGCAACCAATTTGCCATCTGGTCAGCATACTTCTCTCACCTGACAAGTTAAATCACTTTACCTGCAGTCTAATCACCCTTGCAGCTTATTCCCTCGCTAAATGCTAAACTTCTATAACTTCCCATCTGATCAGCATATTCATCTCTCCCCTGATAAGCTTAACTACTTAAGTGTTGTAATCACCATCTGTtcaacctaatcacacctaccaACCTCACCTGGTCAACCTATATCAGCTCAAGCTAATCACATTACCTAACGTGGCTTACCTAATCCCCATACCTGGACAAAACTAACCCAATCACACCTATCCATTCTAATCCTCACGTATTCAACCTAATCATTCGCAATCTCAAGGGTTACACATTAATTCCATGCACTGAGTAATAATCTAATATTCTTATCATTACCATActcttaccttcactccttcaccgcctccttcagccCTCCGCCACGAGACCACCGCACTTCGACCTTTCTCCCTCGTTGCGAGTCGTGAAAAGAGCCGAGCGGGGACACCAGGCTGGAGGAATACGAGACAATGatccctattctgaaacacttctgcgccgcacctccactaaacTGATAAGACTCTAAATGAAGTTGCAcaggttttcaaagatgttttaatggttctagtgacattaacacgat
Protein-coding sequences here:
- the LOC135098339 gene encoding ran-specific GTPase-activating protein-like isoform X2; translation: MALEKTDLDDSVVSEEGESTSRVGEHDPYFEPVVTLLEVFVVSDDDQEEEMIRLSFEVRQYKLFHYHTSESPPQWKERGMGAINILRNKQKKAVEFVQRQN